GGCGGCCGCCGGGGCGGCGGCGGCAAGGTCCGGGGGCGCCATGGAGTCTCCGGGAGCGACGGCAGCCGCGGGAGGCGCGGCCGGAACTCCGGCAGCGGCAGCGGCGAGCACCCGTATCCGCTCGGCCGGCAAGCGGGCGTATTCCAGGCGGTCGCTCTCCGTGTTCCACCAGGGCAACGCCAATGCCGGCAACTCGTACTCGCCCGGCTTGCCGGGAATCAGAGCGAAGCGCTGCTCGCGGCTGCCTTGCAAGCCCTGCGCGTTGCTCTGGTCTTGCAACGACGGCTGATCGGCATAGGAGCGAAATTCCGCCGGCAGCGGCCAGTCCGGCAACATCAGCTGGTCGGGGAACAGCCCCGTGCCGCGCAGAGCGACGACGCGCGTCACCGGCGTCCCAACGCGGAACACCGGCGGCTGCTCGGCCCAGGAGGCGGACAATTCCAGGCGCCGTGACGGCAGCCAGGGCCGGTCGGCGGGAAAGGCGGCGGGCACGGGGCGCACGTCCAGGACCAGCGGCGGCGAGCGACGCACGATGACCTTCGTATCCACCCCCAGCGAGCGCAAACCGAATCTGGCCGAACCCTGGCGCGGCACCTGCGCCCGAAATCCGATGGGCGCCAATTCCAGGCGGCCGCTGGACTGGGGAATCAGGGCATAGCGCAGTTCGTCCACCCGGTAGGGCAGCTCATGCCGGGATACCTGGTAGTTCCGCTTGCCCAGTTGTTTTACCCGCAGGTCGCCGCCGGATGCCGCCTGCGGTTCGCCGAGCGTGGCGGACTGCATCGTCATCCCCGCCATTCGATAGAGGCGCACCGTGTAGAACACCTGCGCCTGCACGTAGGGATTCATGGGCTGCGCCTCCACTTCCAGGAAGATCTCCTGCCGCCCTCCGGCGGCGGCCGGCTGGTTCTGCTCCCGCACCTCCACTGCCCGCGCGCGCGTCGCCTCGTGGCCGAAATGAACCGGGGGGATCACCAACAACCCGG
This genomic interval from Gammaproteobacteria bacterium contains the following:
- a CDS encoding BatD family protein, which produces MAASSATRWGAALRAAVLPAVLWAALPAAQAAEINVRVDGDDIRVGETFTVTFESSIYITDPPDFSPLHKDFDVVGTKRSQVFRLVLGKESRENKWIVTLLPKRAGLLVIPPVHFGHEATRARAVEVREQNQPAAAGGRQEIFLEVEAQPMNPYVQAQVFYTVRLYRMAGMTMQSATLGEPQAASGGDLRVKQLGKRNYQVSRHELPYRVDELRYALIPQSSGRLELAPIGFRAQVPRQGSARFGLRSLGVDTKVIVRRSPPLVLDVRPVPAAFPADRPWLPSRRLELSASWAEQPPVFRVGTPVTRVVALRGTGLFPDQLMLPDWPLPAEFRSYADQPSLQDQSNAQGLQGSREQRFALIPGKPGEYELPALALPWWNTESDRLEYARLPAERIRVLAAAAAGVPAAPPAAAVAPGDSMAPPDLAAAAPAAAPPAAAPPRQEAARLPVLWWLCTGALALGWALTLALWWWRGRRRPAVPSRSADSARVARARLRAACRAGRAAEARQALLDWGRQLWPEVLPMRLEEIGRRCPEMRQQLEALNRSLYRQEEGWSGPALWEAFRYCSAAVPPAAAASGAAKRRGLAPLYP